TCAACGGTGCCCAGACAGTTGCTCAAATGAATGCGGTAACGCTGAAGCCCGATGAAATTCACAAGGGGATTCCCGATGTGATTCGCAAGTGGCGCACCGAATTTGGCGCATAGGTTTCGCGCATCGCCCTGTCCAAAATTCGGGTTCTTAAGGAGGTTTTCTTTGGAGGCTCAATCGATTTCGAGAGCGGTTTCCAGTCCGCGTAAGCCGTTCCTCAACTGGCGCAATAAATACGATTTTTCACCTGCTTTCTGGATTGTGTTTATTGCAATCCTGCTGATGCTCATTGGTTTACCGGGTTTCTGGCTGATCTACCGCAGCTTTTCGGTGACGGGCGCAGCAGGATTTACCCTCAGCCACTACGTTGAGGTGTTTACCAATCCGCGATTTCGGGAAGCGGTAATGAACTCGCTGATTCTGGCAACAGGGGCGGGAGTTGTGAGTGTGCTGATTGGGGTACCGCTTGCCTGGGCAGTGACGCGAACCAATATGCCTCTGCGGGGCTTAATGCGTGCCTGTCTACTGGTGGCTTTTTCGATTCCCACCTTCCTGGGCGGCATTGCCTGGGTGCTGCTGGCGGCTCCTACGTCGGGCTGGCTGAATCGGCTGCTTCTGGCAATTACGGGCACGGAGGGAAACGGTCCGCTCAATATCTATTCCATGCTGGGCGCGATCTTTGTGGTGGGCATCTACAGCTACCCCTATGTGTTTCTGATGGTGAGTTCCGGTCTGGAATTCATTTCGTCGGAACTCGAAGATGCCGCTACGATTCTAGGCGCGGGAACGATGGCAACCACGCTGCGAATTACTTTGCCGCTGGTGATGCCTGCGATCGTCTCTGGCTTTATTCTGTCCTTCCTGGAGGCGATCGCCCTATTTGGTTCCCCCACAATTATCCTGATTCCGGCACGGGTGAACATCATTACAACGGAGATTTGGCAGCAGTTTCAGTATCCGCCGAACGTGGAACTCGCCTCTGCATTTGCGATTTGTCTGGTGCTGATTACGGCACTATTACTCTGGTTCCAGCGGCGTTTACTTGCCAGAAAAGGATTTACCACGCTAACGGGCAAGGCGGGACGGAAACGGCTGATCGATCTGGGTTCCTGGAAGTGGGTATTTCTGGGGTTCAGTCTGTTTGTTACGTCGCTGTCGCTGTTTCTGCCTGTGCTGGTTTTGATGCAGGCGGCGTTATCGAAGTCCTGGGGGCGACCGTTTGAACTCTCGAATCTGACGTTGCAGTGGTTTGAGGATGTGCTGTTCCGCCAGCCCTACACGATGAAATCGATTCAAAATACGCTGATTTACGGAGCAGGAGCAGCCACCTTTGCAATGGCAGTAGGTATTGTGATTGCCTATATCGTCAGCCGTCGATTAGTGAAGTGGCATCGTCTCCTGGGCTTTATTCCCATGATTCCCCTGGCAATTCCCGGCATTGTGATTGCGATCGGTATTTTTTCTGCCTACTCGCGTCCGCCGCTGGTTCTCTACGGTTCTGCTGCAATTATGGTTGTGGCGTTCACCACAAGATTTCTGCCAATCGCCTTTTCTAATTCAGGAAACATCTTCAAGAGTATCAACCCGGAATTAGAGTTGGCAGCACGAAATTTGGGCGCAACGCAGGTAACAACTGTTCAGAAGGTCACGGTTCCTCTGGTCAAGCGAGGATTAATTAGCGGCTGGATCTTAGTTTTTATTCTGTCGATTCGCGAGTTAAGCTGTGCAATTTTGCTGTCCAGCACGAATACGCAGGTAATTTCGACAACGCTGTTTCAACTTGTGACAGAGGGCAGCTTTGAACGGGTGGCGGCACTGGGAATTGTGATGCTGTTGATCGTGTTTACGGCGATCGGTTTAGCGTACAAATTCCTGGGACGGGATTTCATGCTGGAGCAGGGTTAGGAAGTAGCGGCCCGAAGTAACTGACTAAGGAAGTGACATGGCAAGTTTGACACTCGACCAATTAACGAAGTATTTCAACAATAGCTGCGCCGTGGATCATATTGATTTGCACGTTGCAGACGGAGAACT
This is a stretch of genomic DNA from Leptolyngbya ohadii IS1. It encodes these proteins:
- a CDS encoding ABC transporter permease, with the protein product MEAQSISRAVSSPRKPFLNWRNKYDFSPAFWIVFIAILLMLIGLPGFWLIYRSFSVTGAAGFTLSHYVEVFTNPRFREAVMNSLILATGAGVVSVLIGVPLAWAVTRTNMPLRGLMRACLLVAFSIPTFLGGIAWVLLAAPTSGWLNRLLLAITGTEGNGPLNIYSMLGAIFVVGIYSYPYVFLMVSSGLEFISSELEDAATILGAGTMATTLRITLPLVMPAIVSGFILSFLEAIALFGSPTIILIPARVNIITTEIWQQFQYPPNVELASAFAICLVLITALLLWFQRRLLARKGFTTLTGKAGRKRLIDLGSWKWVFLGFSLFVTSLSLFLPVLVLMQAALSKSWGRPFELSNLTLQWFEDVLFRQPYTMKSIQNTLIYGAGAATFAMAVGIVIAYIVSRRLVKWHRLLGFIPMIPLAIPGIVIAIGIFSAYSRPPLVLYGSAAIMVVAFTTRFLPIAFSNSGNIFKSINPELELAARNLGATQVTTVQKVTVPLVKRGLISGWILVFILSIRELSCAILLSSTNTQVISTTLFQLVTEGSFERVAALGIVMLLIVFTAIGLAYKFLGRDFMLEQG